The region TAAATCATAATCAGAAAGATAAATGAGCCCTGGAATGGTATGGTTTTTATACGGAATGTGGGTTTCATCTTGTGGTTGTCTAATACAGGCATCCACAACATCTCTATAGTATTCGTTATTATCTACTAATAAATCGTCCGTTAACTGTTTTAATCCGTCGATGGCATCTTGTGCTGATGGCTGTGTAGCTTCGCCTTTCCAATAGTTAATAATGGCTTCGTATTTTGGATTTGAATTTATTGAAAAAGGACTTACTATTGTCTCAATTCTTTTCCAAGGCCACCAAGACCAACCAATATCATTGTCTTCAAATAAATTGATAGCTTCTGTGTACCAAACATTCGAATTTTCACCAGATTCTCCCATCCAAAGTGGTACGTTGTGTTGGTTTCTCATATCTAAAACCCACTGAATGGAAGCAGTATCATTATAGGTCCAATATTTATGGAAACTATAGACCATATTCGAATCCCAAGGAGGCGTTAAACCTGTAAAATCATTGGCAAACCAGTTTCCTTCAATATAAATAATATGATTGGAGTCATGGGCTCTTATGGCATTGGTTGCTCTTACGTACAAATCTCTCAAAACTCCAGATTCTAAAGGCCAGTTGACTTCATTAAGTAAATCATATCCGCCAATCCATTCTTTGTCTTTGTATCTTTCTGCTAACTTACCCCACAAAGCAACGGTTTTGCTTTTATTCAATTCGCTTTCCCAAAGAGAAGGTTTATCTGAGTCATAATCTGAAATTGCTGCGTCTTGACCTTGTCCTCCAGGAGCTGCATGTAGGTCTAGAATAAGATAAATTTCATTTGCTTCGCACCAAGTTAAGAGTTCATCAACCATTTCAAAACCTGTTTCTAACCAAGTATTTTCGCCTTGTACAGGTTCAGCTTCTATGGGTGGTGTAAACAAATTGTAATGCATAGCTAAACGTACACTGTTATATCCCCATTTTTTAATGGAATCTAAATCTTGTTTGGTAAAAAAATTCTTGCGCCAATTGGTGTAAAACGTTTTGGTTTCTTCTTCTCCAATTAACAGGTCTAATTTTTCTATAAACTCATGTTGAGTGTCTGCGGCTCCAGAAGAATTCATCATATAGCCTTCTTGTAACATCCAACCACCTAAGCCTATTCCTTTTAATAAAACTTCTTCTCCTTTTGAGTTGATGATTTTTTTACCTAAAGTTCTTAATCCTTGGGCATTGAGAGAAATTGCACCTATTAAAAACAGATACATTACATATTTTTTTATCATTTTTTTTTTGTTTTTTATAAATTATCTAAACCATATAAGGTAATTTCTGAGCCAACAGTAATCTGAGTACTACCGTAATTTGAAGTGATCGAAAATTTTAAATATCTAAATTGCTCTGAAGTGTTTGGTAAACTAAATTCGTGACCCTCAATAGCTTCTTGAAAAGCCGCTGTAGTAATATTACCTGCTGCATCTCTTGGGTCTCCAATATCAAATTGACCTAATAAATCCCAAGTTTGGCCGTCATTACTGGAGTATAAATCGAACGTTTTTATGTTTTCTTCTTGATAATGATACGTAACACCTCCACCATTAAACCAAAATGCTCTTTGCCAAACTTTAAATCGCTGAATTTTTACATTTTTATTTAAATCAATCACAATATCTAAAGGAAAATTTAAGCTACCTCCATTATTATCTCTGGTGATGATAAAATAACTATTATCGGCATCTGTTTCTACAGTATCAACTACATCATCCCAAAAATTAACGGTTCTACCTTCAAAAGCATCTCCGTTTATGGATTGATTAGCAATAAGTGTCCAAGTTGATTTATCTATCTTTTCTTCAAATAAAGGAGTATATTTTCCTTTTTCTACAAGTTCTGTAATATTACCATCAAAGTCTTCGACCTTAGTGAAAAACGTTAACTCTTTAGCTGCTAAACCTCTTATAAAAATACTTTCTTGAGGATTATTTGATGACAATATTCTAATGGTTTCTTCGCCATCATCAAGAATATGAACATAGACAAAAACAGTTTTAGAGGCTATGTTTTCCCAAGTGATTTTTACCCCTCCTAAATCTGGAGTAATATTGACACTCTCTTGTACTAAAAAAATAAAAGATTCTAAAGGTGTAAAAGCTACTTCTACAGTATTAGATACATTTTTATTCAAATCAATTACATACAACTTTACGTTTACAGGTGTAGATTGATTTAATCCATTTACTTCAATAGAGGTATTATGTTTGCTTGCCACTTTAAAAACTTCTTCTCCTTGCGAATTTGTATAAATTGCTTTTACATACAAAATATCATCATCTGATGGAAGCGAATAATTAATAATGCCTCCTCCATTAGTAGGAGTAACACTCACATTAGATACAATTCCTGGAGCTGTTCTATCTATATTATCATCTTCTGAACATGCAATAATTGTTATAAAAACAAAGATTGCAAAGAATACGATTTTATTAATTTGTTTTCTCATAATGTCTATTTTTACCAACCTGGATTTTGAACTAGATTAGGATTTCTTGATAATTCTGTAAAGCTTATAGGCTGGAAATAATCTCTAGGGGAGTTAAAAGAACGCTGACCTATTTCTTTAATTTGATAATAATTTGCTTCGGAGTCTTCATTAATAGACCAACCTCTAATTGGCGTTGAAAAATACTCTGTTCCTAATTTCCATCTTCGAACATCGTAATAACGATGAGCTTCAAAAGCCAGTTCTATAGATCTTTCTTGCCGTATAATTTCTCTTAAACCTTCTTGACTTAAATGTTTGTTAATAGAAATTGCGTTATCCGGATTACTCCAAGCATCTTCTACTGAGGGTATTCCTGCTCTTTCACGTATCATATTTAAAGATTCATAAACTAGTGCAGATGGCCCACTAACCTCATTTAGTGCCTCTGCATAATTTAAATACAATTCACTTAATCGAATCATTGGCCAAGGATAAGAAATGGCTTTATTATAAGCGTCTCCTTCGGTATCTTGGTGTACCAACTTTTTTAAAGCATAACCCGTTTCTAGAAAATCGCCTGTATTTGCAACTCTACCGTGTGTTTCTCCGCTTCTCATTTTTAAATTCCAAATACTACCCCAAGTTCTATTGATACCCCTATCAAAACCCAAAGATGCATAAAAACGAGGTTCTCTATCTAAGTTTAATTTTGCAGTTCTATTGGCAAATTGGGCATAAAAACGTTGATTAAAAGCGATAGAAGCAACATCATATCTATTGGTATAATCGAAATTTTTATCCTCATTAATGGGTAATCCGTTTTTTGTGTAATAGGTTTCTGCCATTCTTAAAGTTGGCGATAACCATTGCCAAGCAGCTTCTAGAGCAGATGAATTTGGATCTTTCATTAAAGCAGGAGATTGAATTTGCCAAAACTGCCCATTAGTTACTGGGCTTGAGTTACCCCAAACTAATTCAGAATTCCAAGGATCTGTAATTGCAAAACGATTACTATATTGATCTCTAACAAATTTAAATTGAAAATTATTCGCATCAAAAGTAGGTGGAGTATCTGTATAATAATACATACTTACCCCTTGAGCTATCGCAGCATCTAAAGCCTCTTTTGCTGCATCTGCAGCTAATTGCCACTTAGATTCATCAAAATTTTGATTAAAAAAATGTTCGCCATCTTTATTTACGAAATTTGAGTAAAACTCAGTATTTCCATTAAACAAAGGGCTTGCACTATATAAAAGCACCCTTGCTTTTATTGCCCTTGCAATTACCTTGTCTATTCTGCCTAAATCATTATTACCAACAACTCTTTCGGGTAAATTAGTAATGGCCTCATCAATAGTGTTTGTGATGTATAAAAAGCACTCATCTACTGTTTTTCTCTCTACTCTTACGGCTTCGTCAGACGCATCTATAGGCAAATTAATATCTATTATTGGGATAGGGCCATAATTACTTAATAATAAAAAGTGATAAAATGCCTTTAAAAAACCAACTTCCGCTTTCCATTGATTTTTTTCTGATTCGTTCATATCAACAACCAAATCAATATTTTCTATAAGTATATTACAACTTCTAATTCCTTCCCATAAAGACCCTTGTCCTCGGCCAATAGCACCAAAACCAGACCAATACCCCATTAAGGGGTTAGAAACCGTTTGTTGCCCTTTCATAACTCTAATGGCATCGGGTTCTTTTGGCACTGGTACAGCCAATTCATCACTTAAAAGCGCATAACTTGAGTACGTACCATCATTTTGAGGCAAATAACTGTAGCAATTAGCTAGCGCATTATAAGCTGTTTCTTTTCTATTAAAAAGTAACCTTAATTCTTGTGTACCATCTGGTACGATGTCTAAATATTTTTCACAACTACTAAAAGTGAAGATTGAGAAAAATAATACTAGTATAATTTTATTTTTTATTTTCATTTTTTTCGCTTTAAAAATTAACTTGAACTCCTAGATTAAAAACCCTTTGAGGTGGATAGCCTAAACCATTACCTGCCATCTCGGGATCCCATAAATCAAATTTTGAAAAATGGAGTAAGTTAACACCTGTAAAATAGACTCTGGTTTGGGTTTCAGAAAAAACCTTACCTAAGGATTCTGGTAAAGTATACCCAAGTTCAACATTTTTTAGCCTTAAAAAATCTCCACTTCTTAACCACCAAGTAGACTGCTTTTCATTATTATCTATAGCATAAGTAGCTAAACGTGGCCAAAATGCATTAGGATCTGGATTGTTTTCTGACCAATGATTATCTGCGATAATACTTAACGCATTTCGTTCGTTTACAAAAGGAGAAATATCATTTGGATTAATTAAGAATGATGTTCTTGCAACTCCTTGCATAAAGACAGAAAAGTCGAAATTCTTATATTTAGCTGAAAACCCAAAACCATATACAATTTCTGGCACATTTGGCCTACCAATTGGCACTTGGTCAGATTCATTTACAACACCATCATTATTTACATCTGTATATTTAATGTCTCCCGGTAAATAAGAGTTTGTTGTAGAGAAACCATTAAATTGTTCTGGAGAATTATTGATATCTTCTTGATCTACAAATAATCTTTCAGCGATATAACCCCATTGTTGATTTACTGGATGACCAATTCTACTTAAATTTTGATCTTGAAATTCTGGTTCACCATTTATCAATACTTCATTTGTGGCGTATGTAAAATTACCTCTTGCTGTAATGTAAAAATCTCCACTAAATGCGTGATTGTAATCTACAGATAAATCGATACCATTTGATCTTACTTCACCTATATTACTACTAATTACTGTAGTAAGCCCAGAAGTTTCTGGTATAAATTGACGTTCCATATAGATGTCTCGTCTATTT is a window of Polaribacter litorisediminis DNA encoding:
- a CDS encoding DUF4959 domain-containing protein — protein: MRKQINKIVFFAIFVFITIIACSEDDNIDRTAPGIVSNVSVTPTNGGGIINYSLPSDDDILYVKAIYTNSQGEEVFKVASKHNTSIEVNGLNQSTPVNVKLYVIDLNKNVSNTVEVAFTPLESFIFLVQESVNITPDLGGVKITWENIASKTVFVYVHILDDGEETIRILSSNNPQESIFIRGLAAKELTFFTKVEDFDGNITELVEKGKYTPLFEEKIDKSTWTLIANQSINGDAFEGRTVNFWDDVVDTVETDADNSYFIITRDNNGGSLNFPLDIVIDLNKNVKIQRFKVWQRAFWFNGGGVTYHYQEENIKTFDLYSSNDGQTWDLLGQFDIGDPRDAAGNITTAAFQEAIEGHEFSLPNTSEQFRYLKFSITSNYGSTQITVGSEITLYGLDNL
- a CDS encoding RagB/SusD family nutrient uptake outer membrane protein, translated to MKIKNKIILVLFFSIFTFSSCEKYLDIVPDGTQELRLLFNRKETAYNALANCYSYLPQNDGTYSSYALLSDELAVPVPKEPDAIRVMKGQQTVSNPLMGYWSGFGAIGRGQGSLWEGIRSCNILIENIDLVVDMNESEKNQWKAEVGFLKAFYHFLLLSNYGPIPIIDINLPIDASDEAVRVERKTVDECFLYITNTIDEAITNLPERVVGNNDLGRIDKVIARAIKARVLLYSASPLFNGNTEFYSNFVNKDGEHFFNQNFDESKWQLAADAAKEALDAAIAQGVSMYYYTDTPPTFDANNFQFKFVRDQYSNRFAITDPWNSELVWGNSSPVTNGQFWQIQSPALMKDPNSSALEAAWQWLSPTLRMAETYYTKNGLPINEDKNFDYTNRYDVASIAFNQRFYAQFANRTAKLNLDREPRFYASLGFDRGINRTWGSIWNLKMRSGETHGRVANTGDFLETGYALKKLVHQDTEGDAYNKAISYPWPMIRLSELYLNYAEALNEVSGPSALVYESLNMIRERAGIPSVEDAWSNPDNAISINKHLSQEGLREIIRQERSIELAFEAHRYYDVRRWKLGTEYFSTPIRGWSINEDSEANYYQIKEIGQRSFNSPRDYFQPISFTELSRNPNLVQNPGW